One window from the genome of Betaproteobacteria bacterium encodes:
- a CDS encoding xanthine dehydrogenase family protein molybdopterin-binding subunit: MTSRPLLPRSTHRRDFLKASAALGGGLVLEFSFPSIGSAASGATATEVNAWVVIHPDDRVVVRIARSEMGQGTYTALAQLVAEELDCDWMKVSAEFASPNEHVRRNRIWGSMSTGGSQGVRSSQDYVRKAGASAREMLVAAAAAQWKVPVSECTVDKGVITHGPSKRRLRYGQVATQAAKLEPPGDVKLRDPKDWRIAGKPVHRLDIPDKVLGKPVFATDVMLPGMLHASIAQCPVFGGKVMSVDSAQAEKMRGVKRVVRADDFVAVVADNWWRANRALQKVKVEWDHGAFGHASDATIMAMLREGLADPKLAEARKAGDAAAAMATAARVIEAEYSSPYLNHATMEPMVCTAWIKADGFVEVWTSTQNGEASMATAAKTAGVPLEKVEVHKMMLGGGFGRRGGPQDFVRQGVLIAKAIPGTPVKMMWSREEDMQHGFYRPASLVTMKGGLDAQGRITAFEAKIACPSILAVLMPQAIRNGIDFSAVRTLNDMPYEIPNQQVGYAMRNGHVPVGFWRAPGQQNGVYRECFLDELAQAAGKDPLEFRLAMLKPGDKNRLVLEAATKAAGWSTPLPPGIGRGLAVVEGFGSYAAGVAEVSVDAGGSLKVLRYVVAIDSGHVVNPDTCAAQAESNAIYGLGALFEACTVKDGRIQESNFHDFPIPMISDMPKVELVLVPTGGFWGGHGEPGILPFQAAVLNAVFAATGKRVRTLPIRPGDLRKT, translated from the coding sequence ATGACGTCCCGTCCCTTGCTTCCCCGCTCGACACACCGCCGCGATTTCCTCAAGGCCTCCGCCGCGCTCGGCGGCGGCCTCGTCCTCGAATTCTCCTTTCCCTCCATCGGCAGTGCCGCCAGCGGGGCGACCGCCACCGAGGTGAATGCGTGGGTGGTGATCCATCCCGACGACCGCGTGGTGGTGCGGATCGCCCGGTCCGAGATGGGGCAGGGCACGTACACCGCGCTCGCCCAGCTCGTGGCCGAGGAGCTCGACTGCGACTGGATGAAGGTCTCCGCCGAGTTCGCCTCGCCCAACGAGCACGTGCGCAGGAACCGCATCTGGGGATCGATGTCCACGGGCGGCAGCCAGGGCGTGCGCAGCTCGCAGGACTACGTGAGGAAGGCCGGCGCAAGCGCGCGCGAGATGCTGGTCGCCGCGGCCGCCGCGCAGTGGAAGGTGCCGGTCTCGGAGTGCACGGTGGACAAGGGCGTCATCACGCATGGGCCCTCGAAGCGCAGGCTGCGCTACGGCCAGGTGGCCACGCAGGCCGCGAAGCTCGAGCCGCCCGGGGACGTGAAGCTGCGCGACCCGAAGGACTGGAGAATCGCCGGCAAGCCCGTGCACCGGCTCGACATTCCCGACAAGGTGCTCGGCAAGCCCGTGTTCGCCACCGACGTGATGCTGCCCGGGATGCTTCACGCCTCCATCGCCCAATGCCCGGTTTTCGGGGGCAAGGTGATGTCGGTCGATTCCGCGCAGGCCGAGAAGATGCGCGGCGTGAAACGGGTGGTGCGCGCCGACGACTTCGTGGCCGTCGTGGCCGACAACTGGTGGCGTGCGAATCGCGCCCTGCAGAAGGTGAAGGTGGAGTGGGACCACGGCGCGTTCGGCCATGCGTCGGACGCGACCATCATGGCGATGCTGCGCGAAGGGCTCGCCGATCCGAAGCTGGCCGAGGCGAGGAAAGCGGGCGACGCGGCGGCCGCCATGGCCACGGCGGCCAGGGTGATCGAGGCCGAGTACTCCTCGCCCTACCTCAACCACGCGACGATGGAACCGATGGTCTGCACGGCGTGGATCAAGGCGGACGGGTTCGTGGAAGTGTGGACCTCCACGCAGAACGGGGAGGCCTCCATGGCCACCGCCGCGAAGACCGCCGGCGTCCCGCTGGAGAAGGTCGAGGTGCACAAGATGATGCTGGGCGGAGGGTTCGGCCGCCGCGGCGGGCCGCAGGATTTCGTGCGCCAGGGGGTACTGATCGCGAAGGCCATTCCCGGCACGCCCGTGAAGATGATGTGGTCGCGCGAGGAGGACATGCAGCACGGCTTCTACCGGCCCGCGAGCCTCGTGACGATGAAGGGGGGCCTCGACGCACAAGGCAGGATCACGGCCTTCGAGGCGAAGATCGCGTGTCCCTCGATCCTCGCGGTCCTGATGCCCCAGGCGATCAGGAACGGCATCGATTTCTCCGCCGTCCGAACGCTGAACGACATGCCCTACGAGATTCCGAACCAGCAGGTCGGCTACGCCATGCGCAACGGGCACGTGCCGGTGGGCTTCTGGCGCGCGCCGGGCCAGCAGAACGGCGTGTACCGCGAGTGCTTCCTCGACGAGCTGGCGCAGGCCGCGGGCAAGGATCCGCTCGAGTTCCGCCTGGCGATGCTCAAGCCGGGCGACAAGAACCGGCTGGTGCTCGAGGCGGCCACCAAGGCCGCGGGATGGAGCACGCCGCTTCCACCCGGCATCGGCCGCGGCCTGGCGGTGGTCGAGGGATTCGGCAGCTACGCGGCGGGCGTGGCGGAAGTGTCCGTGGACGCGGGCGGCTCGCTCAAGGTGCTGCGCTACGTGGTGGCGATCGACTCCGGTCACGTCGTGAACCCCGATACCTGTGCGGCGCAGGCGGAAAGCAACGCGATCTACGGCCTGGGCGCGCTCTTCGAGGCCTGCACCGTGAAGGACGGGCGTATCCAGGAATCGAACTTCCACGACTTCCCGATCCCGATGATCTCCGACATGCCGAAGGTGGAGCTCGTGCTCGTGCCCACGGGCGGCTTCTGGGGCGGGCACGGCGAGCCGGGCATCCTGCCGTTCCAGGCGGCGGTGCTGAATGCGGTTTTCGCGGCGACAGGCAAGCGCGTGCGCACGCTGCCGATCAGGCCCGGCGATCTTCGAAAGACATGA
- the cmoA gene encoding carboxy-S-adenosyl-L-methionine synthase CmoA — MDKNVPPKVPTDKVFSEPLGDVTDFKFNKQVATVFDDMVSRSVPFYGETQRMITEIAADYATPGSRIYDLGCATGTTLEVLDPVIDPTVEFVGIDNAQEMLERCREKLVAAGMKRPLRLEVADLNEGCRIENASVVLLILTLQFLRPLNRERLMKDLLQGMNDNGCLILVEKVLGEDSLFNRQFIKYYYDLKRRNGYSDIEITQKREALENVLIPYKLLENRELLLRTGFRYVDVFFKWYNFCGIVAVK, encoded by the coding sequence GTGGACAAGAACGTTCCCCCGAAAGTCCCGACCGACAAGGTCTTCAGCGAGCCGCTGGGCGACGTGACGGACTTCAAGTTCAACAAGCAGGTGGCGACGGTGTTCGACGACATGGTCTCGCGCTCCGTGCCCTTCTACGGCGAGACGCAGCGCATGATCACGGAGATCGCCGCGGACTACGCCACGCCGGGCTCGCGCATCTACGACCTGGGCTGCGCCACGGGCACGACGCTCGAGGTTCTCGATCCCGTCATCGACCCCACCGTCGAATTCGTGGGCATCGACAATGCGCAGGAGATGCTCGAGCGCTGCCGCGAGAAGCTCGTGGCCGCCGGAATGAAGCGGCCGCTGCGCCTGGAGGTCGCGGACCTGAACGAAGGCTGCCGGATCGAGAACGCGTCGGTCGTGCTGCTGATCCTCACGCTCCAGTTCCTGCGGCCCCTGAACCGCGAGCGGCTGATGAAGGACCTGCTGCAGGGGATGAACGACAACGGCTGCCTCATCCTCGTGGAAAAGGTGCTGGGCGAGGATTCGCTCTTCAACCGGCAGTTCATCAAGTACTACTACGACCTCAAGCGGCGCAACGGCTACAGCGACATAGAGATCACGCAGAAACGCGAGGCGCTCGAGAACGTCCTCATCCCCTACAAGCTGCTGGAGAACCGCGAGCTGCTGCTGCGCACGGGCTTTCGCTACGTGGACGTCTTCTTCAAGTGGTACAACTTCTGCGGCATCGTGGCCGTCAAATGA
- a CDS encoding isoprenylcysteine carboxylmethyltransferase family protein encodes MIVRLGQFFFRYRNLLFPSAIVIAFVEGPETFSSTFLAAGLGLVVAAAGQTVRAMTIGLDYIVRGGRGGKVYADELVTGGLFAHCRNPLYLGNLLIIFGLAIAADSLTALIAAPVLFIFAYHCIVSAEEDFLGAKFGDDFRRYCERTPRFGVRWKGLAATIRAMPFRWRRVVVKEYGTPFAWLLGIAVLTISNILEERELDDSWDVIFNVSGVVGLLALLWLGTWYLKKTRRLKAD; translated from the coding sequence ATGATCGTCAGGCTCGGCCAGTTCTTCTTCCGCTACCGCAACCTGCTCTTCCCCTCCGCGATCGTCATCGCCTTCGTGGAGGGACCGGAGACGTTCTCCTCGACGTTCCTCGCCGCGGGCCTGGGCCTGGTCGTCGCGGCGGCGGGCCAGACGGTGCGGGCCATGACCATCGGGCTGGACTACATCGTCCGGGGCGGGCGGGGGGGAAAGGTGTACGCGGACGAGCTCGTCACGGGCGGGCTCTTCGCCCATTGCCGCAATCCCCTCTACCTGGGCAACCTCCTCATCATCTTCGGGCTCGCCATCGCGGCCGATTCGCTGACCGCGCTCATCGCGGCCCCCGTGCTGTTCATCTTCGCCTACCACTGCATCGTGAGCGCCGAGGAGGATTTCCTGGGCGCCAAGTTCGGCGACGACTTCCGCCGCTACTGCGAGCGCACGCCGCGCTTCGGCGTGCGCTGGAAGGGCCTTGCGGCGACGATTCGCGCCATGCCTTTCCGCTGGCGGCGGGTGGTGGTGAAGGAGTATGGAACGCCGTTCGCGTGGCTCCTCGGGATCGCGGTTCTCACCATCTCCAACATCCTCGAGGAACGCGAGCTCGACGATTCGTGGGACGTCATCTTCAACGTCTCGGGCGTCGTCGGGCTCCTCGCGCTGCTCTGGCTCGGCACCTGGTACCTGAAGAAGACGCGCCGCCTGAAGGCCGACTGA
- the kdsA gene encoding 3-deoxy-8-phosphooctulonate synthase — MKLCGFDAGLDKPFFLIAGPCVVESEQLQMDVAGQLKEMTGALGIPFIFKSSYDKANRSSGASFRGPGMEKGLEILAKVRKTIGVPVLTDVHTSQEVTEVAKFVDVLQTPAFLCRQTDFIRAVAMAGKPVNIKKGQFLAPHDMKNVVDKAREASGQDNIMVCERGASFGYNNLVSDMRSLAILRETGCPVVMDATHSVQLPGGQGTTSGGQREFVPVLARAAVATGISGVFMETHPDPSKALSDGPNAWPLARMRELLETLREIDALVKRRGFAESSRQGTDP, encoded by the coding sequence ATGAAGCTCTGCGGATTCGACGCTGGCCTCGACAAGCCGTTCTTTCTCATCGCCGGGCCGTGCGTGGTGGAGAGCGAGCAGCTGCAGATGGATGTCGCCGGGCAACTGAAGGAGATGACTGGCGCCCTGGGCATCCCGTTCATCTTCAAGTCCTCCTACGACAAGGCCAACCGGTCGAGCGGTGCGTCCTTCCGCGGCCCGGGGATGGAAAAGGGCCTCGAGATCCTGGCGAAGGTCAGGAAGACGATCGGGGTCCCGGTGCTCACGGACGTGCATACCAGCCAGGAAGTGACCGAGGTCGCGAAATTCGTCGATGTCCTGCAGACGCCCGCGTTCCTCTGCCGGCAGACGGATTTCATCCGTGCCGTCGCGATGGCGGGCAAGCCCGTGAACATCAAGAAAGGCCAGTTCCTCGCGCCTCACGACATGAAGAACGTGGTGGACAAGGCGCGGGAGGCGAGCGGGCAGGACAACATCATGGTCTGCGAGCGCGGCGCCTCCTTCGGCTACAACAACCTCGTCTCCGACATGCGCTCGCTCGCCATCCTGCGCGAGACCGGCTGCCCGGTCGTGATGGACGCGACCCACTCCGTGCAGCTGCCGGGCGGGCAGGGCACCACCTCGGGCGGGCAGCGCGAGTTCGTCCCCGTGCTTGCGCGGGCGGCGGTTGCCACGGGCATTTCGGGCGTGTTCATGGAAACCCACCCCGATCCGTCGAAAGCGCTCTCCGACGGACCCAATGCCTGGCCCCTGGCGCGCATGCGTGAACTGCTCGAGACGCTCAGGGAAATCGATGCGCTCGTGAAGCGCCGTGGCTTCGCCGAATCCAGCCGCCAAGGAACTGATCCTTAG
- a CDS encoding copper chaperone PCu(A)C — translation MHRRLNLLWFAAWVFAAGQAWADVIATDVWVSASGPKDWAAAVFMKLRSGEDTSLVNAASPAAGIVQIQEPAKDGGVAAMRSIDDVALPAGRTVELKPGGYQVMLMELVKPLTGARRSRSR, via the coding sequence ATGCACAGACGCTTGAATCTGCTGTGGTTCGCCGCATGGGTCTTCGCCGCGGGGCAGGCCTGGGCCGACGTGATCGCGACGGACGTCTGGGTGAGCGCCTCGGGGCCGAAGGACTGGGCCGCCGCCGTCTTCATGAAACTCAGGAGCGGCGAGGACACCTCGCTGGTCAATGCCGCCTCGCCGGCCGCCGGCATAGTGCAGATCCAGGAGCCGGCGAAGGATGGGGGCGTTGCAGCCATGCGCTCCATCGACGACGTGGCGCTTCCCGCCGGAAGGACGGTGGAACTGAAGCCCGGCGGCTACCAGGTGATGCTGATGGAACTGGTGAAGCCGCTGACCGGGGCGAGAAGGTCCCGGTCACGCTGA
- a CDS encoding (2Fe-2S)-binding protein: MLKLIVNGRTHTVDVEPEMPLLWVLRDVLNLPGAKYGCGISACGACTVHVDGEPVRSCIMTAAQAAGKRIVTIEGLAKPGLHKIQKAWIEHEVPQCGYCHTGMIMSAAALLAKKPKPSDADIDEAMTNLCRCGTYARVRKAIHAAASPVGTVVVPAKKT; encoded by the coding sequence ATGCTCAAGCTCATCGTGAACGGCCGCACCCACACCGTGGACGTGGAACCGGAGATGCCTTTGCTCTGGGTGCTGCGCGACGTCCTGAACCTTCCCGGCGCCAAGTACGGCTGCGGCATCTCGGCGTGCGGCGCGTGCACGGTGCACGTCGATGGAGAGCCGGTGCGCTCCTGCATCATGACCGCGGCCCAGGCGGCGGGGAAGAGAATCGTCACCATCGAGGGCCTCGCGAAGCCGGGCCTGCACAAGATCCAGAAGGCGTGGATCGAGCACGAGGTCCCGCAGTGCGGCTATTGCCATACCGGCATGATCATGTCGGCCGCGGCGCTGCTCGCGAAGAAGCCGAAGCCCTCGGATGCGGACATCGACGAGGCGATGACCAACCTGTGCCGTTGCGGCACCTACGCGCGCGTGCGAAAGGCGATTCATGCCGCCGCATCGCCCGTCGGAACCGTCGTCGTGCCGGCGAAGAAAACCTGA
- a CDS encoding copper chaperone PCu(A)C, protein MKRQLKALCVAGFVLTSAQAWAEVTVSEAWVRGTVPSQKVTGAFMKIKSSEDAKLVSASSPAAKIVEVHEMAMKGNVMTMRAIDALALPAGKAVELKPGGYHVMLIDLVKPLGKGDTVPVTLTVVGKDGKKSNLEIKAEVRAPDGTPAKR, encoded by the coding sequence ATGAAGCGGCAACTGAAGGCGTTGTGCGTGGCGGGGTTTGTGCTCACGTCGGCGCAGGCCTGGGCTGAAGTGACCGTTTCCGAGGCGTGGGTGCGCGGCACCGTGCCCTCGCAGAAGGTCACCGGCGCCTTCATGAAGATCAAGTCGAGCGAGGACGCGAAGCTCGTTTCCGCCTCCTCGCCGGCGGCGAAGATCGTGGAAGTCCACGAGATGGCGATGAAGGGCAACGTGATGACGATGCGGGCCATCGACGCGCTTGCGCTTCCCGCCGGCAAGGCGGTGGAGCTCAAGCCCGGTGGCTACCACGTGATGCTTATCGACCTCGTGAAGCCGCTCGGCAAGGGGGACACGGTGCCGGTCACCCTCACCGTCGTGGGCAAGGACGGGAAGAAGTCGAACCTCGAGATCAAGGCCGAGGTGCGCGCCCCGGATGGGACGCCGGCGAAGAGGTGA
- the panE gene encoding 2-dehydropantoate 2-reductase: MKLLILGAGGIGGYFGGRLAQAGVDATFLVRPKRRETIARDGLVIESPLGNARIAARTVVAQELKPGYDLVLFTCKAYDLDSALDAIAPAMAGDCAVLPLLNGLAHLDRLDARFGAAKVMGGTCQINVSLAPDGTVKHMEPLNRILFGERDRSKSARAQAFADALAKTAIDWTWSEDILQDLWEKITFLSALAATTCLFRGNVAEIMTAPDGRAIVMRALEANVAIARAQGHPPRAQSVEFAVKRLTTPGPQSASMLRDMEAGKPVEADHIVGFMLDLARRHGLDDAVLAMAYTHLKTYEARRAARPAT; the protein is encoded by the coding sequence ATGAAACTCCTGATACTCGGCGCCGGCGGCATCGGCGGCTACTTCGGCGGCCGCCTCGCGCAGGCGGGCGTTGACGCCACATTCCTCGTCCGGCCGAAGCGCCGCGAGACTATCGCCCGGGACGGGCTGGTGATCGAAAGCCCGCTGGGCAATGCACGCATTGCAGCAAGGACGGTGGTGGCGCAGGAGCTGAAACCCGGCTACGACCTCGTCCTCTTCACCTGCAAGGCTTACGACCTCGACTCGGCCCTCGATGCCATCGCGCCGGCCATGGCGGGCGATTGCGCCGTGCTGCCGCTCCTGAACGGCCTGGCGCACCTTGACCGGCTGGACGCGCGCTTCGGCGCGGCGAAGGTGATGGGCGGAACCTGCCAGATCAACGTGAGCCTCGCACCGGACGGCACCGTGAAGCACATGGAGCCGCTCAACCGCATCCTCTTCGGCGAGCGCGACCGGTCGAAATCCGCCCGCGCGCAGGCGTTCGCCGACGCGCTGGCGAAAACGGCCATCGACTGGACGTGGTCGGAGGACATCCTGCAGGACCTGTGGGAGAAGATCACCTTCCTGTCCGCGCTCGCGGCGACGACCTGCCTTTTCCGGGGCAACGTGGCGGAGATCATGACGGCCCCCGACGGCCGCGCGATTGTCATGCGCGCGCTCGAGGCGAACGTCGCGATCGCCCGCGCGCAGGGACACCCGCCGCGCGCCCAGTCCGTGGAGTTCGCCGTGAAGCGCCTGACCACGCCGGGCCCGCAGAGCGCCTCGATGCTGCGCGACATGGAGGCGGGCAAGCCCGTCGAGGCCGATCACATCGTCGGCTTCATGCTCGACCTGGCGCGCAGGCACGGCCTGGACGACGCGGTGCTCGCGATGGCCTACACGCACCTCAAGACCTACGAAGCACGCCGCGCGGCGCGCCCCGCCACCTGA
- a CDS encoding GMC family oxidoreductase N-terminal domain-containing protein, which translates to MKAFDFVIVGAGSAGCVLANRLTADGKSSVLLLEAGGQDDWFWIPIPVGYLYTIGNPRTDWCFRTAPDAGLNGRQLGYSRGRVLGGCSTINAMVYMRGQKEDYDHWASLGNKGWSWDDVLPIFRDSEDFFAGANEFHGAGGALRVEEPRVRWEILDAWRDAAVECGIPKIDEFNRGDNFGNAYFHMNQKRGKRWSATNAWLRPAMGRPNLTVVTKAHATKLVMEERDGRRRAAGVAYGAEGQGESVATARKAVILAAGAIGTPQLLQLSGIGPAPLLARHGIPVLHELAGVGENLHDHLQIRMVYKVRNVSTLNERVNSVWGKAAMGLEYLFFKTGPLTMPPSQLGAFAKSDPAQPTPNIEWHVQPLSLDRFGEPLHPFPAITPSVCNLRPTSRGWVRITSTDPRAAPEIQVNYLSTDADRQVAADGMRFTRRIMAAGALSKYSPEEWRPGPAAEADADLVKAAGELGTTIFHPVSTCRMGRDPLAVVDERLRVHGIEGLRVVDASIMPRITSGNTNAPCYMIAEKGARMILEDCP; encoded by the coding sequence ATGAAAGCTTTCGATTTCGTGATCGTGGGCGCCGGAAGCGCCGGCTGCGTGCTCGCCAACCGCCTTACCGCCGACGGAAAATCGAGCGTTCTGCTCCTGGAAGCCGGCGGCCAGGACGACTGGTTCTGGATTCCCATCCCGGTGGGATACCTCTACACCATCGGCAACCCGCGCACCGACTGGTGCTTCAGGACCGCGCCCGACGCGGGGCTCAACGGGCGGCAACTGGGTTACTCCCGCGGCCGCGTGCTCGGCGGCTGTTCCACGATCAACGCCATGGTGTACATGCGCGGCCAGAAGGAGGACTACGATCACTGGGCGAGCCTCGGCAACAAGGGCTGGTCGTGGGACGACGTGCTGCCGATCTTCCGCGACTCGGAGGATTTCTTCGCCGGCGCCAACGAGTTCCATGGCGCGGGCGGGGCGCTGCGGGTGGAGGAACCGCGCGTGCGCTGGGAGATCCTGGACGCCTGGCGCGACGCGGCCGTGGAGTGCGGCATCCCGAAGATCGACGAGTTCAACCGCGGCGACAACTTCGGCAACGCGTATTTCCACATGAACCAGAAGCGCGGAAAGCGCTGGAGCGCCACCAACGCGTGGCTGCGCCCCGCAATGGGGCGACCGAACCTCACCGTCGTCACGAAGGCGCATGCGACGAAGCTCGTGATGGAGGAAAGGGATGGCCGCCGCCGCGCCGCGGGCGTGGCCTATGGGGCCGAAGGGCAGGGCGAGTCGGTGGCCACGGCGCGCAAGGCGGTGATCCTCGCCGCGGGCGCCATCGGCACGCCGCAGCTCCTGCAGCTCTCGGGCATCGGGCCGGCGCCGCTGCTCGCCAGGCACGGAATTCCCGTCCTGCATGAACTGGCCGGCGTGGGCGAGAACCTGCACGACCACCTGCAGATCCGCATGGTGTACAAGGTGCGAAACGTTTCCACGCTGAACGAGCGCGTGAACAGCGTGTGGGGGAAGGCGGCGATGGGCCTGGAGTACCTATTCTTCAAGACGGGCCCGCTCACCATGCCGCCCTCGCAGCTGGGCGCCTTCGCGAAGAGCGACCCCGCGCAGCCGACGCCCAACATCGAATGGCACGTGCAGCCGCTGTCACTGGACCGGTTCGGCGAGCCGCTGCATCCGTTCCCGGCGATCACCCCCTCCGTGTGCAACCTGAGGCCCACCTCCCGAGGCTGGGTGCGCATCACCTCGACGGACCCGCGTGCGGCCCCTGAGATCCAGGTGAACTACCTGTCCACGGACGCGGACCGCCAGGTGGCGGCCGACGGCATGCGCTTCACGAGGCGCATCATGGCCGCCGGGGCGCTCTCGAAGTACTCGCCCGAGGAATGGAGGCCGGGACCTGCGGCCGAGGCGGATGCGGACCTCGTGAAGGCCGCGGGCGAGCTGGGCACCACCATCTTCCACCCCGTCTCCACCTGCCGCATGGGGCGCGATCCCCTGGCCGTGGTGGACGAGCGCCTGCGCGTGCACGGAATCGAGGGCCTGCGCGTTGTGGATGCATCGATCATGCCGCGCATCACGTCGGGCAACACGAATGCGCCGTGCTACATGATCGCGGAGAAAGGCGCGCGCATGATCCTGGAGGACTGCCCTTGA
- a CDS encoding CTP synthase, with translation MTKYVFVTGGVVSSLGKGIAAASLAAILESRKIKVTLVKLDPYINVDPGTMSPFQHGEVFVTEDGAETDLDLGHYERFVSSKMKKLNNFTTGQIYERVINKERRGDYLGGTVQVIPHITDEIKLSVKAACKDVDVGIIEIGGTVGDIESLPFLEAIRQMGIEEGRNNTCYMHLTLVPHLASVGEIKTKPTQHSVKELRGIGIQPDIVMCRSEQPVPEEERRKIALFTNVDVRSVISCYDVSSIYKIPTMLHKQGLDEIVCRKLDLAAYPADLSMWDGIVDALENPEHEVDIAMVGKYVDLQDSYKSLSESLIHAGIHTRTRVKIHYVDSEQIEARGTEMLKDMDAILVPGGFGKRGIEGKIASVRYAREHKVPYLGICLGMQIAVIEAARDLCGLEGANSTEFDPDTPHPVVALITEWQDRDGKVERRDARSHLGGTMRLGAQPCTVKKGTLAHRIYGTDAVSERHRHRYEVNDQYVARLESAGLAISARTKAENLVEMAERPDHPWFFGCQYHPEFTSTPRSGHPLFISYVKAALEQRRKRVPEPGLKVIGGSAA, from the coding sequence ATGACCAAGTATGTCTTTGTAACGGGCGGTGTGGTCTCCTCCCTCGGCAAGGGCATCGCCGCCGCCTCCCTCGCCGCGATCCTGGAATCGCGCAAGATCAAGGTCACCCTCGTCAAGCTCGACCCGTACATCAACGTGGACCCGGGCACGATGTCGCCGTTCCAGCACGGCGAGGTGTTCGTCACGGAAGACGGCGCGGAAACGGACCTGGACCTCGGCCACTACGAGCGCTTCGTCTCCTCCAAGATGAAGAAGCTCAACAACTTCACCACCGGCCAGATCTACGAGCGCGTCATCAACAAGGAGCGCCGCGGCGACTACCTGGGCGGCACGGTGCAGGTGATCCCGCACATCACCGACGAGATCAAGCTGAGCGTGAAGGCGGCCTGCAAGGACGTGGACGTCGGCATCATCGAGATCGGCGGCACCGTGGGCGACATCGAGTCGCTCCCGTTCCTCGAGGCGATCCGCCAGATGGGCATCGAGGAGGGCCGCAACAACACCTGCTACATGCACCTGACGCTCGTGCCGCACCTGGCGAGCGTGGGCGAGATCAAGACCAAGCCCACGCAGCATTCCGTGAAGGAGCTGCGCGGCATCGGCATCCAGCCCGACATCGTGATGTGCCGCTCCGAGCAGCCCGTCCCGGAGGAGGAAAGGAGGAAGATCGCGCTCTTCACCAACGTGGACGTGCGCTCGGTCATCTCCTGCTACGACGTGAGCTCCATCTACAAGATCCCGACGATGCTGCACAAGCAGGGGCTGGACGAGATCGTGTGCAGGAAGCTCGACCTCGCCGCCTATCCGGCCGACCTGTCGATGTGGGACGGGATCGTGGACGCGCTCGAGAATCCGGAGCACGAGGTCGATATCGCCATGGTCGGCAAGTACGTGGACCTGCAGGATTCCTACAAGAGCCTCTCGGAATCGCTCATCCACGCCGGCATCCACACGCGCACGCGGGTGAAGATCCACTACGTCGATTCCGAGCAGATCGAGGCGCGCGGCACGGAAATGCTCAAGGACATGGATGCGATCCTCGTCCCCGGCGGTTTCGGCAAGCGCGGAATCGAGGGCAAGATCGCCTCGGTGCGCTACGCGCGCGAGCACAAGGTGCCCTACCTCGGCATCTGCCTGGGCATGCAGATCGCCGTCATCGAGGCGGCGCGCGACCTGTGCGGCCTCGAGGGCGCCAATTCCACGGAGTTCGACCCGGATACGCCGCACCCGGTGGTGGCCCTCATCACCGAATGGCAGGACCGTGACGGCAAGGTGGAGCGCCGCGACGCCAGGTCCCATCTGGGCGGCACCATGCGCCTGGGTGCGCAGCCGTGCACCGTGAAGAAGGGCACGCTCGCGCACCGGATCTACGGCACCGATGCGGTATCGGAGCGCCACCGCCACCGCTACGAGGTGAACGACCAGTACGTGGCGCGGCTGGAATCCGCGGGGCTCGCGATCAGCGCGCGTACGAAGGCCGAGAACCTGGTGGAGATGGCCGAGCGCCCGGACCACCCGTGGTTCTTCGGTTGCCAGTACCACCCGGAATTCACCTCCACGCCGCGTAGCGGGCATCCGCTCTTCATTTCCTACGTGAAGGCGGCGCTCGAGCAGCGCAGGAAGCGCGTGCCGGAACCGGGGCTGAAGGTCATTGGCGGCTCCGCCGCGTGA